Proteins from a single region of Hymenobacter aquaticus:
- a CDS encoding copper amine oxidase has product MKFSFNIWKEEISLAVLLAGAIITVKATQPLPPDSTSARILQAKPGASVELPEFAFQKSRQLSYRKLVLPGPQFLISDDPEYIRVPEAAVFRERVLPGTVRFYLYNVNGVKEPQKMDRKITALIKNLGSGPMRLQMLKYSAQPPSGDYLKIGSQGLADYFASQPSPKVRQVKAGQAVALDEKWEKTTVRYDDLVHGFYEFLIDQPAEITVLQTDPGTPGPTALARNPPVLPGKSKSGAGRGVFGVSNYRVQLDSVFDTRHGAAEITVADGQRDPWVEGTASHTTETAVLKGNYGVLYDINIRWRSTDGRGLALLTRNARGGGPNNNWCGAMATSVVVSAGLHPGGIVKLPSDKAATKKEPEAVVIQVFAPSADGQEQLIHLTYSPPGASCLPTPITLVPVQMNAK; this is encoded by the coding sequence ATGAAATTTTCCTTCAACATCTGGAAAGAGGAAATCAGCCTGGCGGTGCTGCTGGCCGGCGCCATCATCACGGTGAAGGCTACCCAGCCGCTGCCGCCCGACTCTACCAGCGCCCGCATCCTGCAGGCCAAGCCCGGCGCCAGCGTAGAGCTGCCGGAGTTTGCCTTTCAGAAGTCCAGGCAGCTAAGCTACCGCAAGCTGGTGCTGCCGGGCCCGCAGTTTCTCATCAGCGACGACCCGGAGTACATCCGGGTGCCCGAGGCGGCCGTGTTCCGGGAACGGGTGCTGCCCGGCACCGTGCGCTTCTACCTCTACAACGTGAACGGCGTGAAGGAGCCCCAGAAGATGGACCGCAAAATCACGGCCCTCATCAAAAACCTGGGTTCCGGGCCCATGCGCCTGCAGATGCTGAAGTATTCGGCGCAGCCGCCCAGCGGCGACTACCTCAAGATTGGCAGCCAGGGCCTGGCCGACTACTTCGCCTCGCAGCCCAGCCCGAAGGTGCGGCAGGTGAAAGCCGGGCAGGCCGTGGCCCTGGACGAAAAATGGGAGAAAACCACCGTCAGGTACGACGACCTGGTGCACGGCTTCTACGAGTTTCTCATCGATCAGCCGGCCGAAATTACGGTGCTGCAGACCGACCCCGGCACGCCCGGCCCCACGGCGCTGGCCCGCAACCCCCCGGTGCTGCCCGGCAAAAGCAAGAGCGGGGCCGGCCGCGGCGTGTTTGGCGTGAGCAACTACCGCGTGCAGCTCGACTCGGTGTTTGACACCCGCCACGGCGCGGCCGAAATCACCGTGGCCGACGGCCAGCGCGACCCGTGGGTGGAGGGCACCGCCAGCCACACCACAGAAACAGCCGTGCTCAAGGGCAACTACGGCGTGCTCTACGATATCAACATCCGCTGGCGCAGCACCGACGGCCGGGGCCTGGCCTTGCTCACGCGCAACGCCCGCGGCGGCGGCCCCAACAACAACTGGTGCGGGGCCATGGCCACCAGCGTGGTGGTCAGTGCCGGCCTGCACCCCGGCGGCATCGTGAAGCTGCCTTCCGATAAGGCGGCCACCAAAAAGGAGCCCGAGGCCGTTGTCATCCAGGTATTTGCCCCGTCCGCCGACGGTCAGGAGCAGCTGATTCACCTCACATATTCACCGCCCGGCGCATCCTGCCTGCCCACGCCCATTACGCTGGTGCCGGTGCAGATGAACGCTAAATAG
- a CDS encoding T9SS type A sorting domain-containing protein: MKSLSTLLHQATPKRLARLTALAALLAVSSHAAQAQLDMSRYRWTTSTAASLATSRTGAAIDMSTGTTQLFGPGATNVPGSTFQPIGFDLWFYGQRFSQFSATTTGLVSLAEENLVVAATLTGGLERFAAFHRAFAAADVATIGPSSTGKIHYKTTGTAPNRVLVVEYLNLGVLANSGTVDATYQMRFYETSNVIEYVYGSMNIGSTGANKGFQVGMTHKVDATTTPPTYNTIYVATSIPEARYNVAAFSGVNAQAAGPILALTSSTAAQRRSFTFDPTPTTAAPLPAPANLTATAAGASINVSFSDGADEIAYEVYYSTSGANFGLNPTATANTPDYGRVQVLSPAAGITTVTANIPGLRPNTPYFIKVFALREALSAASTATATTVLGTRSAALTAALQVHPNPSTGSFTLDIQDRTVQTWQVQDLQGRVVAQGTALPGRQQLALPRLAAGVYLLQVQAPAGVGTRKIMIQ; encoded by the coding sequence ATGAAGTCACTTTCTACTCTTTTGCACCAGGCTACTCCCAAGCGGCTGGCCCGCCTCACGGCGTTGGCCGCGCTGCTGGCCGTTTCGTCGCACGCAGCCCAGGCCCAGCTGGATATGAGCCGCTACCGCTGGACTACCAGCACGGCCGCCAGCCTGGCTACCAGCCGCACCGGCGCGGCCATCGACATGAGCACGGGCACCACTCAGCTCTTCGGCCCCGGAGCTACCAATGTGCCCGGCTCCACGTTCCAGCCCATCGGGTTTGACCTCTGGTTTTATGGGCAGCGGTTCAGCCAGTTCAGCGCCACCACCACCGGCCTGGTGAGCCTGGCCGAGGAAAACCTGGTAGTAGCCGCAACCCTCACGGGCGGGCTGGAGCGGTTTGCCGCCTTCCACCGGGCCTTTGCCGCCGCCGATGTAGCCACCATCGGACCATCATCGACGGGCAAGATTCACTACAAGACCACCGGCACAGCTCCTAACCGCGTGCTGGTAGTGGAGTACCTGAACCTGGGCGTGCTGGCCAACAGCGGCACCGTAGATGCCACCTACCAGATGCGCTTCTACGAAACCAGCAACGTCATCGAGTACGTGTATGGCAGCATGAACATCGGCTCCACGGGGGCCAACAAGGGCTTTCAGGTGGGAATGACCCACAAAGTGGACGCCACCACCACGCCGCCCACCTACAACACGATTTACGTGGCCACCAGCATTCCGGAGGCCCGCTACAACGTGGCGGCTTTCTCCGGGGTGAATGCTCAGGCGGCCGGCCCCATTCTGGCCCTTACCAGCAGCACCGCTGCCCAGCGCCGCAGCTTCACCTTCGACCCCACACCTACCACAGCAGCACCGCTGCCCGCGCCCGCCAACCTGACGGCCACGGCCGCCGGCGCCAGCATCAACGTGAGCTTCTCGGATGGCGCCGATGAAATTGCCTACGAGGTGTACTACAGCACCAGCGGCGCCAATTTTGGCCTCAACCCCACCGCCACGGCCAATACCCCGGACTACGGCCGCGTGCAGGTGCTGAGCCCGGCCGCCGGCATCACCACTGTCACGGCCAATATTCCCGGTCTGCGCCCCAACACGCCGTATTTTATCAAAGTATTTGCCTTGCGCGAGGCGCTGTCGGCCGCTTCTACGGCCACGGCTACCACCGTGCTGGGCACCCGCTCGGCCGCCCTCACCGCCGCTCTGCAGGTGCACCCCAACCCCAGCACCGGCTCTTTCACGCTCGACATCCAGGACCGCACCGTGCAGACCTGGCAGGTGCAGGATTTGCAGGGCCGCGTAGTGGCGCAGGGCACTGCCCTGCCGGGCCGTCAGCAGCTTGCCCTGCCGCGGCTGGCCGCCGGCGTGTATTTGCTGCAGGTGCAGGCTCCGGCCGGCGTTGGCACACGTAAAATTATGATTCAATAA
- a CDS encoding family 10 glycosylhydrolase: MKKRFLTAALALLLPAATMAQELRATWLTRTKFGSRAAIAQQMDSLASANFNTVYVNVWSRGYPLFQSARFFQQTGLRTDPTYADRDILAEAIAEGHRVGLRVEAWFEYGFVAGWTGNLAPGAVRGPILDVHPDWTATKLSGQQLDPASNFYWMAQSNPAAQNFLISLATEISRRYDVDGIQLDRIRYASLDYGYDPFTVVLYRQEHNGAAPPTAGNDAAWMRWRADKINSFHARVYDSIKAVNPRLIVSNAPSQYGSSTYTAYNQYLQDWKWWVDNNKVDNVQVQSYASTQAVYDGYITYAKNLVNDPTKVYPSFAVSPGSSVVLTNPQMVSYLDLARSKGFLGSAIWFADDLAGRFRYLSRTRFATPATAPFAAADWRTFRTLVPITDAANAVRSGTWLTSNNPGYSGPSLYADNTAGNALDYYLTVPADAWYEVYAYQVVSSNRNTAAPFQVTDATGTTTTVAVDQTRVSNAGFVKLGDFYLRTGRQRVVRLSADNTPAGRFVSADAVLLVRNRRLDGRAVPLGTRESRKATGSQLQAFPNPSQGTFSVRAETTLTAVRVTDQLGRVVYEQPVRLAAGATHAVQLRSALPAGQYVVQARQASGQWLSANVQLSR, encoded by the coding sequence ATGAAAAAACGCTTTCTAACCGCCGCTCTGGCCTTGCTGCTGCCGGCCGCTACCATGGCCCAGGAGCTGCGCGCCACCTGGCTTACGCGCACCAAGTTCGGCAGCCGCGCCGCCATTGCCCAGCAGATGGACAGCCTAGCCTCGGCCAACTTCAACACGGTGTATGTGAACGTGTGGAGCCGCGGCTATCCGCTGTTTCAGAGTGCGCGCTTCTTCCAGCAGACCGGCCTGCGCACCGACCCTACCTACGCCGACCGCGACATCCTGGCCGAAGCCATTGCCGAAGGCCACCGCGTGGGCCTGCGGGTGGAGGCCTGGTTTGAATACGGCTTCGTGGCTGGCTGGACCGGCAACCTGGCGCCCGGCGCCGTGCGCGGCCCCATCTTGGACGTGCACCCCGACTGGACCGCCACCAAGCTCAGCGGCCAGCAGCTCGACCCGGCCAGCAATTTCTACTGGATGGCCCAGAGCAACCCCGCCGCCCAGAACTTCCTCATCAGCCTGGCCACCGAAATCAGCCGCCGCTACGACGTGGATGGCATTCAGCTGGACCGCATCCGCTACGCCAGCCTCGACTACGGCTACGACCCGTTCACCGTCGTCCTCTACCGGCAGGAGCACAACGGCGCGGCTCCGCCCACAGCCGGCAACGATGCGGCCTGGATGCGCTGGCGCGCCGACAAAATCAACAGCTTCCATGCCCGCGTGTACGACAGCATCAAGGCCGTGAATCCGCGCCTGATTGTGTCGAATGCGCCCAGCCAGTACGGCTCCAGCACCTACACGGCCTACAACCAGTACCTGCAGGACTGGAAGTGGTGGGTAGATAACAACAAGGTCGACAACGTGCAGGTGCAGAGCTACGCCAGCACCCAGGCCGTGTACGACGGCTACATCACCTACGCCAAAAACCTGGTGAACGACCCCACGAAGGTGTATCCGTCGTTTGCCGTCAGCCCCGGCTCGTCGGTGGTGCTCACCAACCCGCAGATGGTGAGCTACCTGGATCTGGCGCGCAGCAAAGGCTTTCTGGGCAGCGCCATCTGGTTTGCTGATGATCTGGCCGGGCGCTTCCGCTACCTGAGCCGCACGCGCTTCGCCACGCCCGCCACCGCGCCGTTTGCTGCCGCCGACTGGCGCACGTTCCGGACGCTGGTGCCCATCACCGACGCCGCCAATGCCGTGCGCTCGGGCACCTGGCTGACCAGCAACAACCCCGGCTACAGCGGCCCCAGCCTCTACGCCGACAACACCGCCGGCAATGCCCTGGACTACTACCTCACCGTGCCCGCCGATGCCTGGTACGAGGTGTACGCTTACCAGGTGGTTTCCAGCAACCGTAATACGGCCGCGCCCTTCCAGGTGACGGACGCCACCGGCACCACGACGACTGTGGCAGTAGACCAAACCCGCGTAAGCAATGCCGGCTTCGTGAAGCTCGGCGACTTCTACCTGCGCACCGGCCGTCAGCGCGTGGTGCGCCTGAGTGCCGACAACACGCCCGCCGGCCGCTTCGTGAGTGCCGACGCGGTGCTGCTGGTGCGCAACCGTCGCCTCGACGGCCGCGCCGTCCCGCTTGGCACCCGCGAGTCGCGCAAAGCTACCGGGAGCCAGCTACAGGCCTTTCCCAACCCCAGCCAGGGCACGTTCTCGGTGCGGGCCGAAACCACCTTGACGGCCGTGCGCGTGACCGATCAGCTGGGCCGTGTGGTGTATGAGCAGCCGGTGCGGCTGGCGGCGGGGGCCACCCACGCCGTGCAGCTGCGCAGTGCGCTGCCTGCGGGCCAATATGTGGTGCAGGCCCGCCAGGCCAGCGGCCAGTGGCTCAGTGCCAACGTGCAGCTCAGCCGCTAA
- a CDS encoding SusD/RagB family nutrient-binding outer membrane lipoprotein, whose amino-acid sequence MTTTFRVSRRRAAALLAGLGLLLTAPACTDRFEEINTDPTKAIDVPANLLFSRALKYGALYDNDQQLGEHLHANMWVQFFANSTASFQTDRYESNLTWTASFWNNFYAGYGMDLQQAIRYVQNSPEEVNKLSEARIWRVFLFQRMTDYWGDMPYFDAFKGVTDGNTQPKYDPQQAIYEDFLKELKESAAALDDTRRGNYGQADLLFGNAGSHAPSTSLPAVNNRWRRFANSLRLRVAMRLSKVNPALAEQQVRDALASGVMTSNAESAIMKNTGGSIRINQNPLAVVLNFADSRISATLVDYLTRYNDPRLNVFVDPVSSSNLARVGLPNGLSTTQLAQTQYSPANYSQGGARYKNTSNDQNLLTYSEVCFLRAEAALRGWDNTGTAQSWYETGVREAMALAGVTDAAAITAYLNGPLVKFNPAQAQQQISTQKWLSLFGHSGFEAYAEYRRTGFPVLQQVPSQGETNGQVPRRMRYPSTEALQNPSGYQQALSRQGPDLMTTRIWWDKQ is encoded by the coding sequence ATGACGACCACTTTTCGCGTTTCCCGCCGCCGCGCCGCCGCTCTGCTGGCCGGGCTGGGCCTGCTGCTCACGGCGCCCGCCTGCACCGACCGGTTCGAGGAAATCAACACCGACCCCACCAAGGCCATCGACGTGCCGGCCAACCTGCTGTTTTCGCGGGCCCTGAAGTACGGCGCCCTCTACGACAACGACCAGCAGCTGGGCGAGCACCTGCACGCCAACATGTGGGTGCAGTTTTTTGCCAATTCCACGGCCAGCTTCCAGACCGACCGCTACGAGAGCAACCTGACCTGGACGGCTTCTTTCTGGAACAACTTCTACGCCGGCTACGGCATGGATTTGCAGCAGGCCATCCGCTACGTGCAGAACTCGCCCGAGGAAGTAAACAAGCTTAGTGAAGCCCGCATCTGGCGCGTGTTCCTGTTTCAGCGCATGACCGACTACTGGGGCGACATGCCGTATTTCGACGCCTTTAAGGGCGTAACGGACGGCAATACGCAGCCCAAGTACGACCCGCAGCAGGCCATCTACGAGGACTTTCTGAAAGAGCTGAAAGAATCGGCGGCGGCCCTCGACGACACCAGGCGCGGCAACTACGGGCAGGCCGACCTACTGTTCGGCAACGCCGGCTCGCACGCGCCCAGCACCTCGCTGCCGGCCGTCAACAACCGCTGGCGGCGCTTCGCCAACTCGCTGCGGCTGCGCGTGGCCATGCGCCTGAGCAAGGTGAACCCGGCGCTGGCCGAGCAGCAGGTGCGCGACGCGCTGGCCAGCGGCGTGATGACCAGCAACGCCGAGTCGGCCATTATGAAGAACACCGGTGGCAGCATCCGCATCAACCAGAACCCGCTGGCCGTGGTGCTCAACTTCGCCGACAGCCGCATCAGCGCCACGCTGGTCGACTACCTGACCCGCTATAACGACCCGCGGCTGAACGTCTTCGTCGACCCCGTATCGAGCAGCAACCTGGCGCGGGTGGGGCTGCCCAATGGCCTTTCAACCACGCAGCTGGCCCAGACGCAGTATTCCCCGGCCAACTATTCGCAGGGTGGGGCGCGCTACAAAAACACCAGCAACGACCAGAACCTGCTGACTTACTCGGAGGTGTGCTTCCTGCGGGCCGAAGCCGCCCTGCGCGGCTGGGACAACACGGGTACGGCCCAGAGCTGGTACGAAACAGGCGTGCGCGAAGCTATGGCCCTGGCCGGCGTGACCGACGCGGCGGCCATCACGGCCTACCTCAATGGGCCCCTGGTGAAGTTCAACCCGGCGCAGGCCCAGCAGCAAATCAGCACCCAAAAGTGGCTGTCCTTGTTTGGCCACAGCGGCTTCGAGGCCTACGCCGAGTACCGCCGCACGGGCTTCCCGGTGCTGCAGCAGGTGCCCAGCCAGGGCGAAACCAACGGGCAGGTGCCGCGCCGCATGCGCTACCCCAGCACGGAGGCCCTGCAAAACCCCAGCGGCTACCAGCAGGCCCTCAGCCGCCAGGGCCCCGACCTGATGACCACCCGCATCTGGTGGGATAAGCAGTAG
- a CDS encoding glycoside hydrolase family 20 protein → MLSRSFLLPMLWLALAALPGCSRRPQPAETEAAAANPVLLPRPQIVQYTGTGFTLSARTRLLLTAPATDTAAAEAGRQLAAWLHRRGIGGELQFSADTASAGVHLILQPGPVPDSLREQYQLRVTPRGIWLRASTGAGLFWGTQTLRQLLPAALELAGPAVGPLLVPGVHIQDWPAFGWRGLLLDVSRHFLPPAQLRRYLDLLALHKLNRLHLHLTDDQGWRLESRTWPRLTSVGAWRRGADGQPDGGFYSQAELRELVAYARLRHIELVPEVDMPGHVQAALAAYPELSCRGRPLAVATDWGVHEDVLCVGNPRTAGFAADVLGEVMDLFPGQLVHVGGDETPVARWRACPKCQALMRRENLRSERELQGYFLRQVSAVLARRRRRGIVWDEALALHPPAGTVVQAWHGLGPVAAAVRAGYSVVASPSSFTYFDQNTTILDLAKVYRFDPRPAGLTAAERGRVLGSEAAIWTERITPAQLDQAMFPRLLALAEVLWTGPPAARAYPEFLARTRQYYPRLAALGVQYGFETRPLAVSTEPIATGLRATLTAGGPGIGLRYTMDGTTPSPTSAPYMVPLMVETPTRLRVLALRGGQPLTELPAVQLQPHAALGAAVALATPFHPIYSAGGAGALTDGRLGSLDYRDGAWQGFERTDLDLTLDLGRRQRLDSVRVAFLQDWNSWIFLPRVVQFGFSSDGQTYTSGSEATTPEPISAEGPLRRSYGAAGPAGAVRYVRIRARNVGVCPPGHPGAGGAAFLMADEVVVEGHR, encoded by the coding sequence ATGCTTTCCCGCTCATTTCTGCTCCCTATGCTCTGGCTGGCTTTGGCCGCACTGCCGGGTTGCAGCCGGCGGCCCCAACCGGCGGAAACGGAGGCCGCAGCGGCAAATCCAGTGTTGCTGCCCCGGCCGCAAATAGTGCAGTACACCGGTACCGGATTTACGCTCAGTGCCCGCACCCGACTCTTGCTCACCGCCCCGGCCACCGACACCGCCGCCGCAGAAGCCGGCCGGCAGCTGGCCGCTTGGCTGCACCGCCGTGGAATAGGAGGGGAGCTACAGTTCAGTGCCGATACGGCCAGCGCCGGTGTGCACCTCATTCTGCAGCCTGGCCCGGTGCCTGACTCGCTCCGGGAGCAGTACCAGCTGCGCGTGACACCGCGCGGAATCTGGCTGCGGGCCTCCACGGGGGCCGGCCTGTTCTGGGGTACCCAGACGCTGCGGCAGCTGCTGCCCGCGGCGCTTGAGCTGGCAGGGCCCGCCGTGGGGCCGCTGCTGGTGCCGGGTGTACACATTCAGGATTGGCCGGCGTTTGGGTGGCGGGGGTTGCTGCTCGATGTAAGCCGCCACTTTCTGCCCCCGGCCCAGCTGCGGCGCTACCTGGATTTGCTGGCCCTGCACAAGCTCAACCGCCTGCATCTGCACCTTACCGACGACCAGGGTTGGCGCCTGGAAAGCCGCACCTGGCCGCGCCTGACCAGCGTGGGTGCCTGGCGGCGTGGGGCCGACGGCCAGCCGGACGGCGGCTTTTACAGCCAGGCCGAGCTGCGGGAGCTGGTGGCCTACGCCCGGCTGCGCCACATCGAGCTGGTGCCCGAAGTGGATATGCCCGGCCACGTGCAGGCAGCGCTGGCGGCCTATCCGGAGCTGTCGTGCCGGGGCCGGCCACTGGCCGTGGCTACCGACTGGGGCGTGCACGAGGATGTGCTGTGCGTGGGCAATCCGCGCACCGCCGGGTTTGCGGCCGATGTGCTGGGTGAGGTGATGGACCTGTTTCCGGGCCAGCTTGTGCACGTCGGCGGCGATGAAACACCCGTGGCCCGCTGGCGTGCCTGCCCGAAATGCCAGGCGTTGATGCGCCGGGAAAATCTCCGGTCGGAGCGGGAGTTGCAGGGGTATTTCCTACGGCAGGTGTCGGCGGTGCTGGCCCGGCGCAGGCGGCGCGGCATCGTCTGGGACGAGGCGCTGGCGCTGCACCCGCCGGCCGGCACCGTGGTGCAGGCCTGGCACGGGTTGGGGCCCGTAGCGGCGGCAGTCCGGGCGGGCTATTCGGTGGTGGCCTCCCCCAGCAGCTTCACGTATTTCGACCAGAACACCACTATCTTGGATCTGGCCAAAGTGTACCGGTTCGACCCGCGCCCGGCCGGGCTGACGGCGGCGGAGCGCGGCCGGGTGCTGGGTAGCGAGGCGGCTATCTGGACCGAGCGGATAACACCCGCGCAGCTGGATCAGGCGATGTTTCCGCGCCTGCTGGCCCTGGCCGAAGTGCTCTGGACCGGCCCGCCGGCGGCCCGCGCCTACCCGGAGTTTCTGGCCCGCACCCGGCAGTATTATCCGCGCTTGGCGGCGCTGGGCGTGCAGTATGGCTTCGAAACCCGCCCGCTGGCCGTCAGTACCGAGCCCATCGCCACCGGCCTGCGCGCCACGCTCACGGCCGGCGGCCCCGGCATCGGGCTGCGCTACACTATGGATGGCACTACACCCTCACCAACTTCAGCTCCTTACATGGTGCCGCTGATGGTCGAAACGCCCACCCGGCTGCGGGTGCTGGCCTTGCGCGGCGGCCAGCCACTGACCGAACTGCCCGCCGTACAGCTCCAGCCCCATGCGGCTTTAGGCGCGGCAGTGGCGCTGGCGACGCCGTTTCACCCGATCTATTCTGCGGGGGGCGCGGGCGCCCTCACCGATGGCCGCCTGGGCAGCCTCGACTACCGCGACGGCGCCTGGCAGGGCTTTGAGCGCACCGACCTCGACCTTACCCTAGACCTAGGCCGTAGACAGCGGCTCGACAGCGTGCGGGTGGCGTTTCTGCAGGACTGGAACTCCTGGATTTTTCTGCCCCGCGTCGTGCAGTTCGGCTTTTCTTCGGACGGTCAGACGTATACATCGGGGTCCGAAGCCACCACGCCCGAACCGATTAGCGCGGAAGGGCCGCTCCGGCGCAGCTACGGCGCCGCCGGGCCGGCCGGCGCCGTGCGCTACGTGCGGATACGGGCCCGCAATGTGGGGGTGTGCCCGCCCGGCCACCCCGGCGCGGGCGGCGCGGCGTTTCTGATGGCGGATGAGGTAGTCGTTGAGGGCCACAGATAA
- a CDS encoding GDSL-type esterase/lipase family protein, whose product MLRYAIRGALLVVGLVAAPFAWAQRPAAPKPANPQLWAPEIAAFARQDSLARPPQQPIVFTGSSSVRGWRTLATDFAGQPVLNRGFGGARFTDVNHYFARLITPYRPRQVVLYAGDNDIAAGYAPAHVYASFRTFARRLRRELPATRLTYLSIKPSPARWAEYPLMQQANRRIRRYARWHRRVEFVDVGTPLLGSNGRPRPAFYQADSLHMTRPAYELWTRLVQPHLVP is encoded by the coding sequence ATGTTGCGTTATGCAATCCGGGGCGCGCTGCTGGTTGTGGGACTGGTGGCCGCCCCTTTTGCTTGGGCTCAGCGGCCGGCCGCACCCAAGCCCGCCAACCCGCAGCTCTGGGCCCCGGAAATAGCCGCCTTCGCCCGGCAGGATAGCCTGGCGCGACCACCACAGCAGCCCATTGTTTTCACCGGCAGCTCGTCGGTGCGGGGCTGGCGCACGCTCGCCACCGACTTTGCGGGCCAGCCCGTGCTGAACCGCGGCTTCGGCGGGGCGCGCTTCACCGACGTGAATCATTACTTCGCGCGGCTTATCACGCCCTACCGGCCGCGGCAGGTGGTGCTCTACGCCGGCGACAACGACATTGCCGCCGGCTATGCGCCGGCGCACGTGTATGCCTCGTTTCGCACGTTTGCCCGGCGGCTACGCCGAGAGCTGCCCGCCACCCGGCTCACCTACCTGTCCATTAAGCCCAGCCCGGCCCGTTGGGCGGAGTACCCGCTCATGCAGCAGGCCAACCGCCGCATCCGGCGCTATGCCCGCTGGCACCGCCGGGTGGAGTTCGTTGATGTTGGTACGCCCCTGCTCGGTTCCAATGGCCGCCCCCGCCCCGCGTTCTACCAGGCTGATAGCCTCCACATGACCCGCCCGGCCTATGAGCTCTGGACCAGACTGGTGCAGCCGCACTTGGTGCCATAA